Genomic window (Vitis riparia cultivar Riparia Gloire de Montpellier isolate 1030 chromosome 4, EGFV_Vit.rip_1.0, whole genome shotgun sequence):
aaagttaaattaaaaaaacaaacatatatagaTATGCTTAAATATAAAAGAGGAGCCAGAAATAGTGCTTTGATAAGCAAAAGAACGTTTCACCATTAATAACTAGTTAACTAGAAAAGGACTAGAACAGAACAAACACAAAGCATTCCAGTtcagaacacaaaagaaaaattaggttaagtatgttattttattttgcattgaACTAGACAGCCAAGGACCATCAATCATTGGACAGTCTGAGATACCTGCTCTTTTTCCCCACCAATACCTTTGCTGTTGATAGAAAATGGTGGTTGTAAGACAAATAGGAGCATTGGGAAAAACCAGTTTTTACAAAGACTGATATTTTGACAAAGACATTGTATAACAAGACcgaatacttaaaaaaattaaactgcTTTGCCACATTTCATGCTTCTTCTCTTTGATATATACTGGTGATGCCATGACATCAAAACTTGGCAACAATTTTGTGCATTTACGCCTAAATGGATTCCATAAAAGTgtttacaagaaaataagacAAACATTGGACGGATGTTATGATCATATTTTTATCTCTAAATATTCAATATCCAAATGGCTAAGATATTTAAAATGCCAATCACAGTAAACAACTTGCATGTTGGGACACTCTTGATTGACCTTTGTTTAGACACTTTTCCCAACTACACCTTTACTTCAAAAATGTGcagaagaacaagaaaatatgcCTTTTTATTGTCATATCTATTCAAAAACATTACTCTACTCTTTACTATTTTGTCCTATTAGGTTCTtggaaaaattcaaacaaagatAACACATATTTCATATGATAAATACGCATGCATGTGTATAGCCATGTCCCTTTGTCTTGATCTGGAAGTTGCATTTCCAACATACTGTGTTTCAGCAACATTGTGCTTGCACTGTATCTATAGATCATAGAcaaaaacttaatcatatgaTTCCCATGGGAACATAAGGCAACAAGAAAATTGAGAACTTTAAGAAAAGCAAGTCAATCTAGCAATGGAGAGCAGCAGTATTAAGCAAATGGAAAAAGTTCACAACTTTTGTGGGAGTGACACCCCACCACAAGGATGATAAAAGAAATTGATCACCAGATGAATCTTGTACAACCTTAATAGCGACATCCTCCCCTGAGTCACGCAAAGTAGCTCGGTAAACCTGACCCAAACTTGCAGCTGCTATAGTCTGAGAAGAAATTTTGCTGAAAATTGCTTCAAGGGGTTGGCCTAATTCCTCTTCAATAATGGCGAAAGCAACCTACATCATTGTCAAAACATTCACTGTCTAGGTGAAAGGAGTTCAGTTTCAGCAtggtaaaagaaaaatggtCCACTGTAAAAGTGCTAGGCTTCCATTTAGAGCTGTTTTACCTGGTTAGGAAAAGGGGGAACATCATCTTGAAGAATGCAGAGTTCATTCATATAGTCTTCCCTAATAATATCCGGTCTGTTAGCAAGAACCTGTTAACATAAAGTAAGTGTACAATCAATACAACCAAGTGTTTctgattaaaaaggaaaagaccaAATGCTTAGCTAGACAACGTGATTGTCTTTAAATTTGTTAGCTAGTCGAGAAACTCCCAACCACTcttctaaatttgatttcagAAAGACAACCTGAATTCACTTGGGATAAAACTCAGACAGAATGGCAACTCGGTTAAAAGATGTTTAATAGATAGACACTtcattacttatcaaaaaaaaaaaaaaaatagataagacACTTCATTCCTTTCTATTAGGGTACATACATTTTACCACCAATGAATTGACTGGGGCCTTAACtctataatgaaatttaaaacccAACACATAACTTCTGGTGTTCCAAACTGAGAAAGCAATCTTCCTTTGTCAACACATCTTCAGTTAAAGCACAAAAAAGGATTGCACGAGAAGTATAATTTTTGGTGAgaaattgaaagtttgaaaaatgTTGCAGAGAACAGTGAACTAATTACTTTGATAATGGAAGGCCGTTCAAGGGACTCTAGATTCTTTAggaaatttaagttaaaatgaGTCATTAATTTTGGAGCAAGCTATGAAAAACAATCCATAAATCATAAAAGGCGAAAATCCAGCAAAAAATCCCCAAATATTAAGAAGATCGGAAATCTTAATTTGTGAAAAAGTCCACCATAAATCATTACTTTGAAATAGAATGTCCACATTCAGCCAAGCAATTCACAAATTCAAACCATAACAAAAACTCACCATGATAGAAACGCAATGGATTCAAAAAACGACAAAGTAAGAGTTTAGGGCTAAAATTTGACAAACCTGTCCGGCTTTGATAAAGGAAGGCCCTAAATCACACAGCAGATTCCTCAGCTGCCGAGCTCGATAAGGAACAACCTCTTCGTCCCGCCCCACCAAGCAATCATACATCAAAGTCGACCAGTACAGCCCCAAATTCCAAACTATCTCCACACCGCGCCCAACCAGAGACAGAATCTGCCCTCTAGATTCCAACACCTTATTCCTCACCTAACCGTAaacaacaaaattcaaatcCACACCAAATTcaacacaaaaacaaacaaacaaacgaaTCAAAACACTTCCACCCAAAAAAACCCTACTGTCTCGGGAGTGTACTTGCGGAACGGAAAGCAAACTCCGCGCTCGATGTCCAGCTGCTCCATCGCACTACTCGAGCTGCCTACCTCCAAATTCGCCCTCTCGCTACTCGTTCTCCTACTTGTAGAATTGGAAGAAGTTGAAACGGCGGCATTTGCTGCTGAAATTCTGAGTCTTGGTTGAAGAACCGAAGATGAGGAAGAAAATTTTGCAGTGTAGTGGTTGTTGCAGAAGAAATTGGAGGTGGAAATGGTGGAGATGGAAGCCATGGATGGATTGGAGAAGATCGAGCCCTATAAATTTTGGGGAGAGCGGGGGGTAGTACCGTAGTAAGGTTGGAGGAGAGTTGTTATGCAAAATTGGAAATGCGGGGTTTTGAAAAACGGTTAGATTTTTATACAACCACACAAATCGTGTCGAGGGTTGAGTATTGGAAGTCTCTCACTAGATGACTTGTATGTGTACGgtattaaattatgaaatatatatagttaatttatgttttaaaaaccaaaaaaaaaaaatcgagaaTTGGATTTTCATCGAGACATAATTGAAGGCAtttagaagggaaaaaaataaaattaattatttgtatatgcttttttaaaattattttacttatttttttctatcatataaaattaaaataattttaaaatatataaaattttgacaaattttaattatatttaatttgtttttatatttttcataataaatctaaatataagaaaattatttttttaatatttttttctttaatattttttcaaaaatcaaatataacttaaatacaaaattttaccGGTAAAAGTCTTTACAAGCAAACGCATCGTTAGATTATAAATACTtcatccaaattaaaaaaaataacaactcCTCCTCGCTCAAAATGaataagcaaaataaataaaaattcaattagtCATAGTAAATTATCATTAAATGACCCCACACAAACGAAATAAATATTATGCATgagataatttaatttaaaatgaatctTTTATTCAATCATCATTCTAAAACCtaattccattattattattttttctttctttttttttctcaatctctTATCTTCCAATTCCTCTAAGAGGTGTCCAAGTCACGACCTAATGTTTATCGGACCATTACGGGCAATGTGCTAAGCAAGCACACCCCACTTAAAAATCGTGTTGGGTCGAGGCGAACTATGCAAACCAAATGGATGGTCTGACACAATCCATAAGTCCACAGGCTAATTGTGTTGTGTCATGCCAGAGACTGTGCCGTGCTCACAGACTGTAGCCCATGAAccattcattttattaaaaattttaatttaatttttttaagtcattttgcctataaattttattattattaaataaaaaattgttacttTAAACATATCTAATaattctgttttttattttttatatttatatttatcgaGTTTGTAATcgtaaaatttataaaaatattagttttttgttttttaatttagtaaaaaataatatttaaagggTCAAATTAATCGGCACACAATAGGCTGTTTCCTTAGGACAATACTGCCGGCCCAGCCTGATCTTTTGATGTGTCAGCCCACGGGCCAAAATGGATGGCTCAGCCCATTATATcctcaatattttattttatccctttttttttggggCATTGAAAAACAAGTGGAGGGGGCAAAACCAACAGTGGTAGCGAAGAAGCTGTCGACATTGACTTCGTACGACATGCCCGCTGAACAATGATCGACAATTGTTGCATGGCCAGGCGGTGTAATCGGTCACTATCAACAACCtgccttttaattttatttaagattttcgCCTATTCAAATTTGGTGGGAATATGATAGaaataaaatgtcaaaaacaaattattttattcgaTAATATAAAATGATCTctagaaatatttaataattttgtaaaacagtttttcaaaagaaaatttattccactactcttaattttaaaatatatatataaaatactcttaattttatttaaaattttataattaatatagattttttaaaataatattatataaaatattttatgatatattccTATAATATTAGagtttcttataaaataagttataagaaaaaattgtaatgaaatgaaaataaatttataaatagagatataaagaataataagaGACACGTTTCACAAACCCTatagttatatttaattttaattttctgtaATATTATCTATAACATAGTATAATAATTATCTCTTTGTCGTTGATGTAACATGATTGATTAAAATTTCGCATAACTAACTTGATACAACAAATCagtataaaaacttttatcGAACAAACAAATTAGTATTAAAGTTTCCATCAATACAACAATATTTATGGAATAACTATTGATGATAAAACACACGAgataatgacaaaaataaattttaactaaagGTGGGATCAATTGTTATGTTATTAATCTATAATATAGAAGATGTGAACATATAAAAGATCGACTTAATCAGATTTGATTAAAGGTAAAGATGATAGGAAAGTGTTTCAAATAATGCATCAGATGGAGTAGGTCTTTTAgtcctttttaaaaatactttttagaagACATagtgtaaaatataattaaagatatatttgatataaaagatgaatttatcttttaaaaaaataaatccatataaaaAGAGTGAATTCATCGTttgaaaaaataagttgaatataaaaacttaaaaaagataaatatgaaaataaaaaataaaaatataaaaaattatgaagaaggTATTTGATATTTCTAAAAGGTGGAGACCCTTCAATGTGTGGACAAGAAAACAAGGTGCCACGTCAATATCGATTTAAGAAGTATTTTGACACGTATGGTCCAAAAAGAGCTAACGTGTCACATTGAAATATGAAGACACAAAGGAATCTCTTGATGAAGCTGACATACGAGTTATACGgttatacaaaaacaaaatggcTTTGGCTTCCAACCATTACTGAATTATCTATGCATGTGATCACGTTTTCAAAATAACTTATTGTTTTCAACCAAAAAATTCACTTTAGAAACACAAAATACAATCCTATGTCTCCTTTTTGAAGTATTTAATGTTTcgtaaaaccaaaaaaatttgtttgcaaactttaaatattctttaacttgttgtttatatttttaatttttcttttaaaaatagtttttatttgcaatatttcatttttaatcatttattatatttatatcattatttattaaaatatatatcaaaaaataattaaaaacaacaaaaataaccaaaagatattattttacaattctatttttatttatttatttaaccggtttttggtaaatcaacttaataacttaaagtgaatttataacttaatttaaattatcaagttaatcaagtttgataaaataatttaataatataatttaaaataaaaaataatttgaagtagTAAGTAAAACCACTTAACTTATGATTAAgttcatatatttaatttacacTTTTACCTTTATTTGCTTTAATTACTTACTTGATCTCCTTTACTATTCCACCACATCCACTATTACTCAACATAATCTACCGTAATTATAATATgtgaagataaatataaatttgatgatttaaaacgggtcttaagttaattttataaaataaacttaatagttaaaaaaattaagtaattaattttaagttaacaacttaaatataatttaacttaaattcaacttaagttaaattataaaataagtattaagtttgaTAAAACACTCCCTTATTATCAAACTTATATTCCTTTTTTTGGatggataaaaaattatattgaaaaatcGTTGCCAAAAAATGATCTAAGTGTTtgtttgtaattgttttttaaaaacatttttatgtttttttctaaatttgaaaatacatttaacaatttttagattttttttttcatgtcttATCATAAAagtacaatattaaaaaaaaatgtaaatgatGCATCAAACTCTTAGCCTATGTTTGTTTCttggaaaatattaagaaaataaaaaaatattcagaaaaatggttttctcatatttggtaaaatacaaaaaaaaaaaagaattaattaaaaatttatacattttgaaaatatttaatatttataataaaaaataaattaaatgagtttaaaataacatataaaacaatttattaattataaatctaacttttattttcactttccttctttatttttttttctctcgcatttttcaagaataaaacataaccttaaagAAAACTGATAAAATAGAGTTCTCATAGGTTGCTTGGACCTTCAACCTACGCCAACCCTGATATTTTCATATTGATATTTTGCTAACACAACCCTGACGCTAAGCTGTTCAAACTTTGTCCATGTCAACTCGAACATCGGGTTCGACATAGGTCCATGTCCATGTCAAATTTCAGGTGAAGCTTCGGTAGGCTACAAAACCACAGCCATTTTAGTATGGACGGAACCTGGGCCGATAGGCAGGACAGAAGGCCCAAGAGTTCCAGCTGAAGCCTGAAACCTTTGGGCCCAGGTTCGGCCCAGAAAATGAAACTGGTCGTGGTCGTAAAAGCGCGAAAATTAAAGCAAATTGGCGGGAAAGTGATCTCCCGCAACTATAAATATTatcatgataaataaataaagttcaattattcaaatccattttcaaattttcctctCTCAATCTAGGGTTTCAAAATGCAGATGTTCTCCAGCCAGTTCGATCCCTTCTCCGGTGGATTCTCGTCATCTCAGTCAACTGATTCCGGCGTTTCGTCGGCCAAAGTGAGTGTTTAAACATCcttcttcattttattctttatccTTTTTTGATCCCGTCAGCCcctaaataattataagaacCGGGGCTCActgttttaatttcattttatttattttttctctgcaaccaaacaGAGAGGTAGTGTTTTGTTAAgctcaggtttttttttttttttttttttaattttatttttatatatataactttttttttaatggttaattttaaatttttgtttattgcAGAGTCGTGAAACTCAAGGGTTGATCCCAGTGACAGTGAAGCAGATCAGCGAAGCTTCTCATTCCGGTGATGATAAATCCAATTTCCAAATCGACGGTGTGGATGTTACCAATGTATAATTCTAAAACTCTCTCGTCTCTCATCTTGATTCCATTTGTTTTAGTGGAGAAAATTTCCCCAAGAAAAGTTTTCGCTATAGTTTATCTCTGAGAAAATTAATTTCGGCTGTAGAAtattgaaaattctaaaatctggTTTCCTTTCATCTATTGGGAACCAAAAAGAAACCTAAAGAAAAgtgatgtatttttaaaaaattatgcagATCAAGATTCTTTGATGGGAAACACTTTTTCCACGAAGATCCTTCATCTGGATCTATTTTCTGTCAAAACAAACTGAATTTCTATtctgtcttttcctttttctaactGGGGAATTCCTGTTTCTGGTCTGCTTAGATTACATTGGTTGGAATGGTGTTCGATAAATCTGAAAGGGTTACTGATGTTTCTTTCGCTCTCGATGATGGTACAGGCCGAATAGAGTGTAAAAGATggtaacattttcttttctcgtTGTTTGATTTAATGTTTGTGATTATACTAGACATGAAACATGGTGTTCTTCATAAAGCAAATGATCAAAACAATGCCCATGGAATTGatgatatcaaattattttgttttgacaTGAAAGGGAAATGTAGTGGGATTTAGATTCAAGATGAGGGATTAGTTTATGTTCTATGAATTCTTCTTTAGTAATGAAATTCAGAGTTTATTTTGATGCATGTTTATGGGTTTTTTTCTTGAAGGGTGAATGAAGCTTTTGACACAAGGGAAATGGAGAACATAAGGTAAGTTTTCATCTCATAGGAATGTTAGATAATAAATGTACTTTGATCTTTGTATACTTCTGGGTGTATTATGGCTTAGAGAAGTGCTTATACTTTTCTTGGATATTGTTCCAAATAGTGATGGAATTTATGTTCGTCTTAATGGACACCTAAGAAGTTCCGGAGGCAACAGGCAATTGGTTGCCTTTTCAGTGAGGTATGTGTTCAACACTTTTGACTTGTTAAATTAGTATACTAGTTCTTAATAtgtgttttcttcattttgtttgGTCTAACAGAACCTGaatttttatgtttgttaaatttttgtttattctgAACATTTGAAATGCTTGGCTAGATAAacttattagaaaaattaatgcTTAACTGCATTAAGCCCTGCATGATGCATTTATGTATTGTAGTTGTTGTGGATACTGGTATCGGTTCAAACCCCAGAAAAGTGAATTGAAGAGgcaaaaacctaaaaaatagtggaaattATATGATGTGAATTTCCAGTTGGCTTATTGAttcattttgtcaaaaaatttgGGACACTGTTGATATATTCAGCACTACTTGATATTGGGAGACAGCAGAGGAGTGCACTAGAAATACAAGGTTGTATATGTTGTGCTTTTTCTCATGTTGGATAAAGAGTTCCTGAAATTAATAGATGTGAGCTCCCAACTGATAAAATAGTTGGGGTGGGGCAGATTATGGGAAACAATTAGCTACAGTGTATTATATGCTTGTGTGTATAGTAAACCAGTTGATGGTGTGTTACAGTGCCCTGGATTTGGTTGTTTTGCAGGCCTGTGACAAATTTTGATGAGATTGCCTTCCACTTTATCGAGGTCATACATCTCCATCTGAAGAATTCCAAAACACGGGTAATTGATTTATAGAGTGAATGTGTTTATGACTAGTACATGTGTATTTAGTTGTGTTTTGTGAtggtttattttgtatttattcacTTTGCAGCTGCCAAGTGATGCCCTGACTCAGCCTTTGAGTGCATCTGTGAAGACCGAATCAACTGGATATCAAACCCCATCAAGTCATGTAAAGATTGATTGAACACATGGAAATTTTCTTCCTTCTAAAATTTCTCATTGATGTGTGGATTTGGCATGAAATCCCATTCTTCCTTTTTGTAGTTATCTGCCCAAAGTGTTGATGGAGTCAAAGGACTCGACCAAATGGTTCTTGACTACCTGCAGCAACCTTCAAACTAGTGAGTGATAAATTCTCAATTGTATACAACAAATAAGTAATACTAGTGACAACAGTAAGCATTGAGCTACATAACATGCTTTGTTTTATATtcatccctttttctttttggcttgTTGGAAAtatattgttcatttttttgCTTGAATGCTGAACCTTTGAGTGCAATTATGTTTGCAGTGATCGAGAAAAGGGCGTACACAGGGATGAACTTTCCCAGCAGCTGAAGATTTCTACTGAAAAGATCATGTACTTTCTGTCTCCCCCTCCTTTCTGTATTTAGTTTGCAGGGAAAGTATTTATCAAACTTTTTCCCATTGCCTGTGCCAGGGAATCCATCAGAACTCTTGAAGAGGAAGGGTTGATCTACTCCACAATTGATGAATTTCACTACAAGTCAACCACAAGTGGATGATGCTCAAGGATTTTAAACAAGAAAGGCCTGGTGTTGGAAACCTAACTCAGCTATGTCTGTTATaatttcttccttcagctttTGACTGAATCTGTTTGGAGGATTCATCAAACATTAATGTAGTGCAATCCAATGTAGTACATAAAATTAAGAATGTAGTTTCTTCTTGCTATTATTAATTGAATAGAATCAAAAACTAATACAATTAATGTTAATGAAAAACCAGTCTGCATTGTCACTGATGTTTGTAGTGATCACACAAATATAAATGGAGTGGCTTCAATCTGTCATCATCATCGAGTTTCATCCTCAAGGTTGCAGAAACCCATGGTGAGATCTTCATGTGGTTTGCATCATCACCGGGTTTCATCCTCAAGGTTGCGGAAGCCCATGGTGAGATCTTCATTTAGTTTGGTGAACTTTGTTACCAGAGCTACCTCGCCTTCTGCTGGGTCTTCAAATTTCTGAGATCTGTAGGAAGTCAAAAAGTGTTCGGATTGTCATACAATAAATACAAAGGAGGTTCATGCCCAATGTCACTAATATTACATAGGGTTGCAAGTTGGGTGAGTTGGATGAATTGATGACTAATCTAGGTCTAACCCAATTGGATTAGAGTTAAGCTTGAGTTGTCCAAGCCTTGGCCCAATCTGTCCAAATGTTGGGTTGGGTCGGGTCGGACCAGCTCACCCAAGTCACAGCCTTAGTATTACTTGTAAATAAGTTTTTACTTACACAAGACGGTAGAAAAGATCTCCAAGACGATGCTTGATGAGGCTGTATGTTATTTTCTGCCCGTCCATACCAGCTCCTCGTTCTACTGCCTGCATATCCAGGTCCCATCAAAATATATTAGACTTCTTGCCCCATGTAAAAGATTGAGACTTGTTTGTTTCCGaagaaaactaatatttttcttataccAAACATCAATGAAGAGAATGTATTTGTTTGTAACTTGATTTCTATAGCTCTATTTTATAGGTAACACTTGCGGACTTCTTGTATCGTAATGGTGATctaaccatttttcttttcatttgtccAATCAGATACCCTTTGAGtcagaaaaaaatgaagaatacaTAGAGAGGAAATACcaggaaagaaagggaaaaatgaGAGTACCTGATTGGCCAAATTATAGAAATGAATAATGTTCTTCATCATCCAAACTGACTTGTAAAAGGGACAAAACTTGTCATATCTGTCAACCAACCAAAAAATCAATAATCATGgaagataatgaaaatttgattggaagtaacaaaaaataacCCATGTCAGTCTTACAGTgactaagagtgtgtttgggagtaattttaaaacacgtttctagtatttctaccattgaatgataaaaattgtcaagtattagaaatattaaaagtgcttttagaatcactaccaaacgggcTCTAAATTAAGCACAATTTCCACTTACGGTGTGAAAGCATTTTGAGCAAGATAGTCCTCCCTCAAGAGCTTTGCAGTCTCCAGTGTAATTTTATCCGTTTCTGCCAAAGCATCCTTTCCAACAAGCTGCAATGTTGGAAGATCATCAGACTTATCAATTACAATAGCAGCAAAGCATTTGAAGCAGAGTCTGATTTCCTAGATTAAATCCAAGATTAAGAGGAAGGTGGAACCCATTGAGCATCTAGCATATTTATGGTGTATGAGCCCAAACTCCCCTCATAGAATCTTGAAAACAATCAGAGATCTGACAAAAATGGTTCCCCATTCCTGATCCTCATGCACTATCCATATCTGGGTGGTTAATGATGTTGATATTTGTTGAATCCCATGTATTTCCAGACTGCCATGGAAAAACTGCAGGTTTTGGCACCCTAAAGTAAATTCAACACTATCAAGCTCAACCTCAACTCAAACCCTTCCAAATCCAACACATGTTTGAGAATCACCCGGGATCTAATTATATATACCTGGACTAATAATtgtataatctatatatttgtattacACTAGAATTTAATATTTACAGCACTGACAGTACAATCTGGCTAAATTGGAATCATTTCTGAATTCAACTACGTGAATTCCAAAGCCATGCTCATAATGGAGGTTGGTGGTGATGGTTTCAGGTGAAGAGAAACAAAGTCTTTTAGAAGTTTGAGGGGAAAAACATGCCTGGACAATTTCATTAAGGTCATCTTCTCTTTGCAGCACCTCACGAGCCTTTGTCCTGATATTAATAAAATCAGGGTCATATTGTTCATAAAAAGATTCCAATGCCTGAAAATGTACAAAGCAATAAGTGAGCACAAGCTTAAGAAATTAATCCACGGTGAGAAGGTGTTAACATATAATACacctaaagaaaaaacaatagcATCTGGAGTGTTTGGACAGAAGAACTTACGGTTGAGTACTTAGAGTAAGAAATAAGCCAGTTTACAGATGGGAAATGTTTCCTCTGAGCAAGCTTTTTGTCCAAACCCCAGAACACCTGCACAAGGTTTTATGGAAAACTAAAACTTGAATGCCAAAAGGAGAAATTAAAGAGCCAAATGGATACTCCATGTCTCCAATTATAATAGAATGATGGGAAGGTTCCTTATGCTTTCTGCTTTTTTCTTAACAATCCAAAACATATGATATTTTGCGTGTTTTGGAACACAAACATTTGATGAGTCTAGGTAGAACATGGTGTTAAACTGATTTAAAGGAGACTGCATCAGCTGCAGTTTCTGAAGTGCTAGGAAACTTTTCCTATGTCTCCTTTAACTGAATGTTGTTACTCATGAGATGTGAAATGGGCAAAAATGAAAATGCTGGAAAATTTGGAGATTACCTGGACAATACTAAGTGTAGCTGATGTCACTGGATCTGAAAAATCTCCACCTGGTGGAGAAACTGCACCCACAATGGTGACACTACCTGTGCGTTCTGGCCCACCAAGGCACTTAACTTTACCAGCACGCTCATAGAAAGAGGCTAAACGTGCTGCCAGATAAGCAGGGTAACCACTGTCTGCTGGCATTTCTGCCTGATTAAGAAATTATAGTTGTCGATTTTCAGAGTAAGCAAAGAGACACGCTTCAGATTACAATATCAATATTTCAAAATGCAGTTACATGAAATCATGCCAATTGAGCAAGTAGCAAACTATAGAAAGCAACCACAAAGCCTGTCATTATTTGAAGCAAATTCAACCATGGGAAAAGAAACAGGGCAGAATCACAAAGTTAAAGagccttttcctttttctttttgatgaaCTAAGTATATTCCATGTGAGGGAAAAGGGTAATGTTGCAGTACAGAAGAAGtacaaaggaaaatgaaggaagATAAGAAAAACATAGGACAAATCTAGATCATCAAGAGCGCCAACAGAAGAGTCATGGTGTCCGCTAAAAATCTGAGAACTATTccacaaaaaatgaaagaaaaaagttcTGACTTGAGAGGAAAGGATGAAGAACCATATAGTTAATGTTCTTAGAATTAAATggagaatttttttagaatcttCCATGCTCATTAATTGCATATATCACACTTCTCAATTCAATATTAACAATTGATTTActtatagaaagaaaaaaaaataataatgacaaaagAAATAGGCCATCTCACCAGTCTTCCAGATATCTCACGCAAAGCCTCAGCCCAACGAGATGTTGAATCTGCCATCATACTGACATTGTAACCCAT
Coding sequences:
- the LOC117913556 gene encoding replication protein A 32 kDa subunit A-like; translation: MQMFSSQFDPFSGGFSSSQSTDSGVSSAKSRETQGLIPVTVKQISEASHSGDDKSNFQIDGVDVTNITLVGMVFDKSERVTDVSFALDDGTGRIECKRWVNEAFDTREMENISDGIYVRLNGHLRSSGGNRQLVAFSVRPVTNFDEIAFHFIEVIHLHLKNSKTRLPSDALTQPLSASVKTESTGYQTPSSHLSAQSVDGVKGLDQMVLDYLQQPSNYDREKGVHRDELSQQLKISTEKIMESIRTLEEEGLIYSTIDEFHYKSTTSG